The genomic segment TCTTGGCGTCGTTGCGGTCGCGGCGGTTGCCGGGCTCGGGGGCGGGCTTGGCGCGAAGGGCGCGGTCTTGGGCGGCGCGGCGCTTGGCTTCCTCGCCTGGAACTGGCATCCGGCGCGGATCTTCCTCGGCGACGTCGGCAGCGTCACGCTCGGATTCCTGGTCGCCTGGCTCTTGATTGAGCTGGCGCGAAGCGGTGCGCTCGCTGCCGCCATAATCCTGCCCGGCTTCTTCCTATTGGATGCCAGCGCAACGCTGATCCGCCACACCCTTTGCGGAGTGCCCTTCTGGCTGCCGCACAGGGATCACGCCTATCAGCGCGCCGTCCAGGGGGGCATGAGCCACGCCGGCGTCGTCGTCCGGATCGCCGGCCTCAACCTCGCCCTCGTCGCCCTTGCCCTTTTCTCTCTTGCCGCGCCGTTTTTCGCCCTCGTTGCGGCCGCGGCCGCGACGGTCGGCCTTTGGACATGGTTGTCGACGCGCGGAGGGGACGATCAGTCGCTGCGGTAAAGCGCGAGGAAAGCGCGGGCGATGGTCTCTTCGTCGAAGCCGCCGTCCTCGACCCGCCTTCTCGCATTGCGCCCCATCTTCAAGCGCAACTCAGGCGAATCAATCAATTCATGCAAGGCTTCGAGGAGGGCCCGCGAGTCGCCAGGTGGGACAAGACGGCCAGTCTCGTCGTCGATAACGATTTCACGGCAGCCGGCAACATCGCTGACAACCGCCGGCACCGCGCTTGCCGCTGCCTCCAGCAGAATGCGCGGCAGCCCCTCCCCATAGCGCGTCGGCAGGCACAATATGTCCATGCGCTGCAGCAGGCTCGGCATGTCGGCGACATGGCCGAGAAGCACTACCCCGGTACCGGCGCTCAGGCCTTCAAGCTTGCTTTGGTCGATGGAATCGCGATTGCCGGGGTCTGGCTCGCCAGCGACGGAGAAACGGGCCGGCGGCCAGCCTTCGTCCCGTGCCTTGCGGAGATAGGACCGGGCGGCGCCCAAGAATTCGATGATGCCTTTTTGCCGCAGCAGGCGGCCGGCGAAAAGCACCGTCGGAGGCTGCGCCTCCTTGACGTCGCCAGCCGATCTAGGCGCGAAACGGGAAAGGTCGATGCCGGTGCCGCGCAGTATGACTGTGTTTTCCGGCGTGACGATCTTGCGGGCAATGAAGAAATCCCGGTCGGCCATATTTTCGAAGCTCGCCACGGCTTTGCGGTGGCGGCGAAAGAAACGCCGCAACAGGGCGATGACCGTGCGCTTTCGCAGACCCGGCCACAGCCCACGAGGATCGGAAAAGATCCGGCCAAGCCCGGGAAAGGTAACAATCAAGCGCCGGTCCGTGTCCGCGGGCAGTGCCGCCAGCGTCACCAGCGCTGCCTTCATGGTGATCGCGTGGACCGCATCGGGGGCCAGCGCGCGGGCCAGGCGGCGCACGGCAAGCGCGGCGCCGAGGTCGGCAAGCGGCGCCAGACGCCGGCGGGTGATGACGAGGGGTTCGTAAATGAGCCCAAGCTGGGAAAGGGCGGCCGGATTGATATCGGCGCTTGCCGCGACATGCACCTCGAAGCCGTCGCCACGCGCTAGTAGCGCTGGAGCCAAGCGATGATTGATGAAATAGGCCAGCGAATTGCAACAAATGAGGAGGCGCCGCGGCTTCATCAGGCGGGAATCCGAGTCACCGCCTGCGCAGCGATGCCTTGCATCTGCCGTTCGCGTCGTTCAAGCGCCAGAACCAAGACCAGAAGGGCGCCGATCAGTGCCACCCACCAGCTTTGCCAAAGACCATGACCGACGACGCTGATCGCATAGATGGTGGCGATCAGGGACAAGGCTGCGATCCGCGTTGCGGGAGGCATGGCGTTGATGCGGTAGACCACCGCGATGAGCACGGCGCAGAACAGACCGATACCGATGGCGCCGAGCTCGAGCCAGATCTGCAAGATTTGGTTATGTGAGTGGATGGCGACGATGGGCGTGATCTTCAGTTCCATCAGGGTCTGCGGGTCGACATGGTCGAGCACGGCGCGCGTACTCCCTATACCCCAGCCATGCCACGGGCGGAGCGGAATCAGCTGCGCGTGCTCGCGCCAGATTGCCAGACGCTCGGCAGCGTGGGCGTCGGCGAGCATGGCAATCAGGCCGGCGGGGATCGCCGATTGCAGAAACGGCAACAAGAGGGGCATGAGCAGCGTCAAGAAAACGCACGCAAAGGCAACGATGAATATGGCGGTGGGCCAGGAAAGGGTGGCCAAGAGGAAGCTCGCCGCGGCGACCAGAACGGCCAGCTTTGCGGTCTCGCTGGCGGTCATGAACACCGCCCCGATCAGCGGCAGGCACAGCCCAGCCCTGAGCGCCAGGCTGTACCGGCGGTGAGCCATGATGAACGGCAGCAGCAAGGCTAGGATGAGCGCAATGCGGTGGAATTGGCGGTCGG from the Hyphomicrobiales bacterium genome contains:
- a CDS encoding glycosyl transferase: MALAGELIIVGIVALLASAALTGLALRALSRYGVYDQPNARSLHATAKPRGGGAAAVLVVLALWAWLDWPLDRGDAVPIGAALILAVIGALDDLKELDWRPRLGAQACAVAFAVFAGPWSPVILGGEFAWLDRALVGLALLWFVNLYNFMDGIDGLATSETAIVCLGVVAVAAVAGLGGGLGAKGAVLGGAALGFLAWNWHPARIFLGDVGSVTLGFLVAWLLIELARSGALAAAIILPGFFLLDASATLIRHTLCGVPFWLPHRDHAYQRAVQGGMSHAGVVVRIAGLNLALVALALFSLAAPFFALVAAAAATVGLWTWLSTRGGDDQSLR
- a CDS encoding O-antigen ligase family protein, with the translated sequence MTADERVVLLLPPATLLFPQSAAACLMAIALVLLFTRFRDYKAIFSIVPALVRSPLAVTAGLFLIWVDLSCLWSPVPEVSATRLFKTLTMVAATVFLLAVAATERLSGDRSMRFMSAITVLCAALTALLIVTYPQVGTLLGIRLTDRQFHRIALILALLLPFIMAHRRYSLALRAGLCLPLIGAVFMTASETAKLAVLVAAASFLLATLSWPTAIFIVAFACVFLTLLMPLLLPFLQSAIPAGLIAMLADAHAAERLAIWREHAQLIPLRPWHGWGIGSTRAVLDHVDPQTLMELKITPIVAIHSHNQILQIWLELGAIGIGLFCAVLIAVVYRINAMPPATRIAALSLIATIYAISVVGHGLWQSWWVALIGALLVLVLALERRERQMQGIAAQAVTRIPA
- a CDS encoding glycosyltransferase family 4 protein; protein product: MKPRRLLICCNSLAYFINHRLAPALLARGDGFEVHVAASADINPAALSQLGLIYEPLVITRRRLAPLADLGAALAVRRLARALAPDAVHAITMKAALVTLAALPADTDRRLIVTFPGLGRIFSDPRGLWPGLRKRTVIALLRRFFRRHRKAVASFENMADRDFFIARKIVTPENTVILRGTGIDLSRFAPRSAGDVKEAQPPTVLFAGRLLRQKGIIEFLGAARSYLRKARDEGWPPARFSVAGEPDPGNRDSIDQSKLEGLSAGTGVVLLGHVADMPSLLQRMDILCLPTRYGEGLPRILLEAAASAVPAVVSDVAGCREIVIDDETGRLVPPGDSRALLEALHELIDSPELRLKMGRNARRRVEDGGFDEETIARAFLALYRSD